A stretch of the Alosa alosa isolate M-15738 ecotype Scorff River chromosome 16, AALO_Geno_1.1, whole genome shotgun sequence genome encodes the following:
- the LOC125309253 gene encoding crystallin J1C-like — protein sequence MALTLADRAVGAILGAAVADAAAQPLHWNYRPERLKALLDELEPCPEFRPESANPFYLRKTGEQSCYGDQAYVLLESLSECGGLNVEDLTKRMYKFFGPGTVYDLPLNNPYRPKGGPRAILPIPGPWRNGSLKAFMRNVDSRKEASGSEEDNQMDGVTKLAPVVALYAGRPEMLEQVEAAVRVTQDNDACVAVTLAAARFLEHYILNGPDPKALDAVLEQLNDRNRKNPQNLDKAVAAHIHQVKQNLAKTTQELIPVVFSNTUGLPGAFQGALHGVLTSSQLDEAVRTTMRCGGCTCSRSSFIGACFGAQMGPEGIPESWRSRTLRYTVLLELATKVVSLREP from the exons ATGGCCTTGACACTTGCTGACAGAGCAGTTGGAGCCATCCTTGGAGCTGCAGTTGCTGATGCAGCAG CTCAACCACTTCACTGGAATTACAGGCCAGAGAGGCTGAAGGCTCTCCTCGATGAGCTGGAGCCGTGTCCAGAGTTTCGCCCTGAGTCGGCCAACCCTTTTTACCTCAGGAAGACCGGAGAGCAGTCATGCTATGGAGACCAGGCCTACGTGTTGCTTGAGTCCCTGAGCGAATGTGGGG GTTTAAATGTGGAAGACCTGACAAAGCGTATGTACAAGTTTTTTGGCCCAGGGACAGTGTACGACCTCCCACTCAACAACCCCTACCGACCCAAAGGAG GTCCAAGGGCTATCCTTCCTATTCCAGGACCCTGGAGGAATGGAAGCCTCAAAGCCTTCATGAGGAATGTAGACTCAAGGAAAGAAGCAAGTG GCAGCGAAGAGGACAATCAGATGGACGGTGTGACCAAGCTGGCTCCCGTGGTGGCACTATATGCTGGCAGGCCCGAGATGCTGGAGCAGGTGGAGGCGGCCGTACGTGTCACCCAGGACAATGATGCGTGTGTGGCGGTCACCCTGGCTGCGGCCAG GTTCCTGGAGCATTATATCCTGAATGGCCCTGACCCCAAAGCATTGGATGCTGTTTTGGAGCAGCTGAATGATCGAAACAGAAAGAACCCACAGAATCTAGATAAAGCTGTTGCAG CACACATCCATCAGGTCAAGCAGAATCTGGCCAAGACTACTCAGGAGCTGATCCCCGTGGTGTTCTCAAACACATGAG GTTTGCCAGGTGCATTCCAGGGCGCACTGCATGGAGTTCTGACCTCCAGCCAGCTGGACGAGGCTGTCCGGACCACCATGCGGTGTGGGGGATGCACCTGCAGCCGTTCCTCCTTCATCGGAGCTTGTTTTGGGGCTCAG ATGGGCCCTGAGGGGATCCCGGAGTCTTGGAGGAGCAGGACCCTCAGGTATACAGTCCTGCTAGAGCTGGCGACCAAAGTCGTAAGCCTGCGGGAGCCTTAA